In one Corallococcus sp. EGB genomic region, the following are encoded:
- a CDS encoding NAD-dependent epimerase/dehydratase family protein, whose translation MGRKHILITGGAGFIGSHLADELLSHGHRVRALDALVPQVHGPGRERPGYLSPEVELHVGDVRDAQAVRRALEGVDSVVHLAAAVGVGQSMYEVAHYTSVNNQGTAVLLQALIEHPVERLVVASSMSVYGEGLCLTPDGRTVPGPERSLAQLQEGDWELRDALGTRLTPVPTPEDKAPALSSVYALSKFDQERLCLLVGRAYRIPTVALRFFNVYGPRQALSNPYTGVLAIFASRLLNGNAPLLFEDGLQQRDFVNVRDVAQACRLALQVAAADGQVLNVGSGRATTVREVARAVGEAMGRSRIRPAVTGKYRMGDIRHCFADITRAREVLGYAPRVGFQEGLLELSRWLVGQVAQDRAAEARAELDARGLTV comes from the coding sequence ATGGGCCGCAAACACATCCTCATCACCGGGGGGGCGGGCTTCATCGGTTCGCACCTGGCGGATGAGCTGCTTTCGCACGGCCACCGCGTGCGGGCGCTGGATGCCCTGGTGCCGCAGGTGCACGGCCCCGGACGCGAGCGCCCCGGCTACCTGTCGCCGGAGGTGGAGCTTCACGTGGGGGACGTGCGCGACGCGCAGGCCGTACGCCGGGCGCTGGAGGGCGTGGACTCCGTCGTGCACCTGGCCGCCGCGGTGGGCGTGGGCCAGAGCATGTACGAGGTGGCCCACTACACGTCGGTGAACAACCAGGGCACCGCCGTGCTGCTCCAGGCCCTCATCGAGCACCCGGTGGAGCGGCTCGTGGTGGCCTCCAGCATGAGCGTCTACGGCGAGGGGCTGTGCCTCACCCCGGACGGCCGCACCGTGCCGGGGCCGGAGCGTTCGCTGGCGCAGTTGCAGGAGGGGGACTGGGAGCTGCGCGACGCGCTCGGCACGCGCCTGACGCCCGTGCCCACGCCCGAGGACAAGGCGCCCGCGCTGTCGTCCGTCTACGCCCTGTCCAAGTTCGACCAGGAGCGGCTGTGCCTGCTGGTGGGGCGCGCGTACCGCATCCCCACCGTGGCGCTGCGCTTCTTCAACGTCTACGGCCCTCGCCAGGCCCTCTCCAATCCCTACACCGGCGTGCTGGCCATCTTCGCGTCGCGGCTGCTCAACGGAAACGCGCCGCTGCTCTTCGAGGACGGCCTTCAGCAGCGCGACTTCGTGAACGTGCGCGACGTGGCGCAGGCCTGCCGGCTGGCGCTCCAGGTGGCGGCCGCGGATGGACAGGTGCTCAACGTGGGCAGCGGCCGGGCCACCACCGTGCGCGAGGTGGCGCGCGCGGTGGGCGAGGCGATGGGCCGCTCCCGCATCCGGCCCGCCGTCACGGGGAAGTACCGCATGGGCGACATCCGCCACTGCTTCGCGGACATCACCCGCGCGCGCGAGGTGCTGGGGTACGCGCCCCGCGTCGGGTTCCAGGAGGGGCTCCTGGAGCTGTCGCGGTGGCTCGTGGGGCAGGTGGCCCAGGACCGGGCCGCGGAAGCGCGCGCGGAGCTGGACGCGCGGGGGCTCACCGTATGA
- a CDS encoding UDP-glucose/GDP-mannose dehydrogenase family protein, which produces MRIAVIGTGYVGLVAGTCLSETGHDVTCVDVEPAKVAMLRRGQLPIYEPGLEELVRRNRDAGRLRFTTDLPSAVGGAAVVFIAVGTPMGESGGADLQSVLAAAEDVGRALQHYTVVVDKSTVPVGTADKVREVIARNTEHAFDVVSNPEFLKEGAALEDFLKPDRVVIGADSERARRIMGELYAPFVRTENPILFMDTRSAELTKYAANAMLATRISFMNDIAALCEKVGADADHVRRGVGADRRIGYAFLHPGVGYGGSCFPKDVRALMATARDVGLEFDLLRAVEATNARQRRSLLAKALRHYGDVSRHTFAVWGLAFKPRTDDMREAPSVELIEGLLAAGARVQCHDPVAGEAARRCFADRVSYASTCYDAAEGSDGLFLVTEWSEFRHPDLRRLKSLMRRPVIFDGRNVFDPEQARGAGFTYFGVGRG; this is translated from the coding sequence ATGAGGATCGCCGTCATCGGGACGGGCTACGTGGGGCTGGTCGCGGGCACGTGCCTCTCCGAAACCGGACACGACGTCACCTGCGTGGACGTGGAGCCGGCGAAGGTGGCGATGCTCCGCCGCGGGCAGCTGCCCATCTACGAGCCGGGCCTGGAGGAGCTGGTGCGCCGCAACCGCGATGCCGGGCGGCTGCGCTTCACCACGGACCTGCCGTCGGCCGTGGGGGGCGCGGCGGTGGTGTTCATCGCGGTGGGCACGCCCATGGGCGAGTCCGGCGGCGCCGACCTCCAGTCCGTGCTCGCGGCGGCGGAGGACGTGGGCCGGGCGCTCCAGCACTACACGGTGGTGGTGGACAAGAGCACCGTGCCAGTGGGCACCGCGGACAAGGTCCGGGAGGTCATCGCCCGCAACACCGAGCACGCCTTCGACGTCGTCTCCAACCCGGAGTTCCTCAAGGAGGGCGCCGCGCTGGAGGACTTCCTCAAGCCGGACCGCGTGGTGATTGGCGCGGACTCCGAGCGGGCCCGCCGCATCATGGGCGAGCTCTACGCGCCCTTCGTGCGCACGGAGAACCCCATCCTGTTCATGGACACGCGCTCCGCGGAGCTGACGAAGTACGCGGCCAACGCGATGCTCGCCACGCGCATCTCCTTCATGAACGACATCGCCGCGCTCTGCGAGAAGGTGGGCGCGGACGCGGACCACGTGCGCCGGGGCGTGGGCGCGGACCGGCGCATCGGCTACGCGTTCCTGCACCCGGGCGTCGGCTACGGGGGCAGCTGCTTTCCCAAGGACGTGCGCGCGCTGATGGCCACCGCGCGGGACGTGGGGCTGGAGTTCGACCTGCTGCGCGCGGTGGAGGCCACCAACGCCCGGCAGAGGAGGAGCCTGCTCGCGAAGGCGCTCCGGCACTACGGGGACGTGTCCCGCCACACCTTCGCGGTGTGGGGCCTGGCCTTCAAGCCGAGGACGGACGACATGCGCGAGGCCCCGTCCGTGGAGCTCATCGAAGGGCTGCTGGCCGCGGGCGCGCGCGTGCAGTGCCACGACCCGGTGGCGGGCGAGGCCGCGCGGCGCTGCTTCGCGGATCGCGTGTCGTACGCCAGCACCTGCTACGACGCGGCGGAGGGCTCGGACGGCCTCTTCCTCGTCACCGAGTGGAGCGAGTTCCGCCACCCGGACCTGCGCCGCCTGAAGTCGCTGATGCGGCGCCCGGTCATCTTCGACGGCCGCAACGTCTTCGACCCGGAGCAGGCGCGCGGCGCGGGCTTCACCTACTTCGGCGTCGGCCGGGGCTGA
- a CDS encoding glycosyltransferase, whose amino-acid sequence MRVILFCHSLLSDWNHGNAHFLRGVVTELTARGHTVRALEASDAWSFQNLLEEPHGLAALNELRALYPHVRPERYTPDALDLEAVLDGADLVLVHEWTPPDLVRRIGEHRRDGGRFRLLFHDTHHRGVSSPGGMAGYDLSRYDGVLAFGNVLRDLYLERGWAARAWTWHEAADVRVFHPHPRNREVRDLVWVGNWGDDERTKELEAFLLEPVHALGLTARVHGVRYPAPALRALFDAGIEYAGWLPNHRVPLAFSQARVTVHIPRRPYATLLPGIPTIRPFEALACGIPLVSAPWGDADGLFTAGQDYLVARDGAEMRRHLSALVADAEMRHAFAMAGLRTVLSRHTCAHRVEELLGICQELGMPGDVLHPQSPERVLV is encoded by the coding sequence ATGCGCGTCATCCTCTTCTGCCACTCCCTGCTGTCGGACTGGAACCATGGCAATGCCCACTTCCTGCGCGGCGTGGTGACGGAGTTGACCGCGCGCGGCCACACCGTGCGCGCGCTCGAAGCCTCGGACGCGTGGAGCTTCCAGAACCTCCTGGAGGAACCCCACGGCCTGGCCGCGCTCAACGAGCTCCGCGCCCTCTACCCGCACGTGCGTCCGGAGCGCTACACCCCCGACGCGCTGGACCTGGAGGCCGTGCTCGACGGCGCGGACCTGGTCCTGGTCCACGAATGGACGCCGCCGGACCTGGTGCGCCGCATCGGGGAGCACCGCCGCGACGGCGGCCGCTTCCGCCTCCTCTTCCACGACACCCACCACCGGGGCGTCAGCTCGCCCGGCGGGATGGCCGGCTACGACCTGTCGCGGTACGACGGCGTGCTCGCCTTTGGAAACGTGCTCCGCGACCTCTACCTGGAGCGGGGCTGGGCGGCGCGCGCGTGGACCTGGCACGAGGCCGCCGACGTGCGCGTGTTCCACCCGCACCCGCGCAACCGCGAGGTGCGCGACCTGGTGTGGGTTGGCAACTGGGGCGACGACGAGCGCACGAAGGAGCTGGAGGCGTTCCTCCTGGAGCCGGTGCACGCGCTGGGGCTGACCGCGCGCGTGCATGGCGTGCGCTACCCGGCCCCCGCCCTGCGCGCCCTCTTCGACGCCGGCATCGAGTACGCCGGCTGGCTGCCCAACCACCGCGTGCCGCTGGCCTTCTCCCAGGCGCGCGTCACCGTGCACATCCCCCGCCGGCCCTACGCCACGCTCTTGCCCGGCATCCCCACCATCCGCCCCTTCGAGGCGCTGGCGTGCGGCATCCCGCTGGTGTCCGCGCCCTGGGGGGACGCGGACGGACTCTTCACCGCGGGCCAGGACTACCTCGTCGCCCGCGACGGGGCGGAGATGCGGCGCCACCTGTCCGCGCTCGTCGCGGACGCGGAGATGCGGCATGCCTTCGCGATGGCCGGCTTGCGCACGGTCCTGTCGCGGCACACGTGCGCCCACCGCGTGGAGGAGCTCCTGGGCATCTGCCAGGAGCTGGGCATGCCCGGGGACGTCCTCCATCCGCAGTCCCCTGAAAGGGTCCTCGTATGA
- a CDS encoding glycosyltransferase family 4 protein, translated as MKPSKASAEALPHAPPVRRVLMTADTVGGVWSYALELCRALCARGVCVDLATMGGSLSPAQWQEARELSGLTVHESTWRLEWMDAPWDDVRAAGEWLLALEARLSPDVVHLNGYSHGAWPFRAPVVVVAHSCVLSWWEAVKGADAPACYRRYREEVAKGLHAASRVVAPTRAMLDSIRRHYGALPFPRGRLEGAEACRGGPLARQRSALRASPTARHDPSGDSHAFPTARVIPNARCPTRFPPSRKERFVLAAGRLWDEAKNLAALEAVAPGLPCPVHVAGDALHPGGGAAATTRSTRPLGHLPPPVLARWMARAPVYALPARYEPFGLSALEAALAGCALVLGDIPSLREVWGDAACFVPPEDPRALARALRFLINHPKERRALAARGRARALTFNPGRMAEAYLELYASLARLERRVS; from the coding sequence TTGAAGCCATCGAAGGCCAGCGCTGAGGCCCTGCCGCATGCACCGCCCGTACGCCGGGTGTTGATGACCGCCGACACGGTCGGCGGCGTCTGGTCCTACGCGCTGGAGTTGTGCCGGGCGCTCTGTGCCCGGGGCGTGTGCGTGGACCTGGCCACCATGGGCGGCTCGCTGTCGCCCGCGCAGTGGCAGGAGGCGCGTGAGCTGTCCGGGCTCACGGTGCATGAGAGCACCTGGCGGCTGGAGTGGATGGACGCGCCCTGGGACGACGTGCGCGCCGCGGGCGAGTGGTTGCTCGCGCTGGAGGCCCGGTTGTCGCCGGACGTGGTGCACCTCAACGGCTATTCCCACGGCGCGTGGCCCTTCCGCGCTCCGGTGGTGGTGGTGGCGCACTCGTGCGTCCTCTCCTGGTGGGAAGCGGTGAAGGGCGCGGACGCACCGGCCTGCTACCGCCGCTATCGCGAGGAGGTGGCGAAGGGCCTCCATGCGGCGTCCCGGGTGGTGGCGCCCACGCGGGCCATGCTCGATTCCATCCGGCGGCACTACGGCGCGCTTCCGTTCCCGCGCGGGCGCCTGGAGGGAGCCGAGGCCTGCCGAGGCGGCCCCCTCGCCCGCCAGCGCTCCGCCTTGCGTGCGAGCCCCACCGCGCGCCACGACCCGAGCGGCGACTCCCATGCGTTCCCCACCGCGCGGGTCATCCCCAACGCGCGGTGCCCCACGCGCTTCCCGCCCTCCCGCAAGGAGCGCTTCGTGCTCGCGGCGGGGCGGTTATGGGACGAGGCGAAGAACCTGGCCGCGCTGGAGGCCGTGGCGCCGGGGCTGCCCTGTCCCGTGCATGTCGCGGGAGACGCCCTGCACCCCGGAGGCGGCGCCGCGGCGACGACGCGGAGCACGCGGCCCCTGGGACACCTTCCACCTCCGGTGCTCGCGCGGTGGATGGCGCGCGCGCCCGTGTACGCGCTGCCCGCGCGCTACGAGCCCTTTGGCCTGTCCGCGCTGGAGGCCGCGCTCGCCGGCTGCGCGCTGGTGCTGGGGGACATCCCCAGCCTGCGCGAGGTGTGGGGGGACGCCGCGTGCTTCGTGCCGCCCGAGGACCCCCGGGCGCTGGCGCGGGCCCTGCGTTTTCTCATCAACCACCCGAAGGAGCGCAGGGCGCTGGCGGCGCGGGGCCGCGCGCGCGCGCTCACCTTCAACCCCGGCCGGATGGCGGAGGCATACCTGGAGCTCTACGCGAGCCTCGCCCGGCTCGAGCGCCGCGTGTCCTGA
- a CDS encoding glycosyltransferase, with translation MHIVILGLSITSSWGNGHATTYRALVRELVRRGHDVLFLERDVPWYAAHRDPRGTWAGRTELYASLDDLRERFTSEVRKADLVVVGSYVPQGVDVGAWVQGTAKGVAAFYDIDTPVTLAKLERGDFEYLAPHLVPGYQLYLSFTGGPTLQRLERELGSPAARPLYCGCDPELYGPCAGTQRWDLGYLGTYSHDRQPVLERLMLDAARRIPEGRFVVAGPQYPEHLAWPRNVERVQHLAPPEHAAFYTAQRFTLNVTRADMARAGYSPSVRLFEAAACGVPVISDAWEGLDTFFTPGAEILVSHDAQETLRYLRELPEAERQAVGRRARARVLAAHTAAHRARTLERYAREAASGRAPHAEP, from the coding sequence ATGCACATCGTCATCCTGGGGCTGTCCATCACCTCCAGCTGGGGCAATGGCCACGCCACCACCTACCGGGCGCTGGTGCGCGAGCTGGTGCGGCGCGGACACGACGTGCTCTTCCTGGAGCGGGACGTGCCCTGGTACGCCGCGCACCGGGACCCACGCGGCACCTGGGCCGGGCGCACGGAGCTGTACGCGAGCCTGGACGACCTGCGCGAGCGCTTCACCTCCGAGGTCCGCAAGGCCGACCTCGTGGTGGTGGGCTCCTACGTCCCGCAGGGCGTGGACGTGGGCGCGTGGGTGCAGGGCACCGCGAAGGGCGTCGCGGCCTTCTACGACATCGACACGCCGGTGACGCTGGCGAAGCTGGAGCGCGGGGACTTCGAGTACCTCGCGCCCCACCTGGTGCCGGGCTACCAGCTCTACCTGTCCTTCACCGGCGGGCCCACGCTCCAGCGCCTCGAGCGGGAGCTGGGCTCGCCCGCGGCCCGGCCGCTCTACTGTGGCTGCGACCCGGAGCTGTATGGCCCGTGCGCGGGGACGCAGCGCTGGGACCTGGGCTACCTGGGCACGTACAGCCACGACCGGCAGCCGGTGCTGGAGCGGCTGATGCTGGACGCGGCCCGGCGCATCCCCGAGGGCCGCTTCGTGGTGGCCGGGCCCCAGTACCCCGAGCACCTCGCCTGGCCGCGCAACGTGGAGCGCGTGCAGCACCTGGCGCCGCCGGAGCACGCGGCCTTCTACACCGCGCAGCGCTTCACGCTGAACGTCACCCGGGCGGACATGGCGCGCGCCGGGTACTCGCCGAGCGTGCGGCTGTTCGAGGCGGCCGCGTGCGGCGTGCCCGTCATCAGCGACGCGTGGGAGGGGCTGGACACCTTCTTCACGCCGGGCGCCGAAATCCTGGTGTCGCACGACGCGCAAGAGACGCTGCGCTACCTGCGCGAGCTGCCGGAAGCAGAGCGCCAGGCGGTGGGGCGGCGGGCGCGGGCGCGGGTGCTCGCCGCGCACACGGCGGCGCACCGCGCGCGGACGCTGGAGCGCTACGCGCGCGAGGCCGCGTCCGGCCGAGCGCCCCATGCGGAGCCGTAG
- a CDS encoding ABC transporter ATP-binding protein, which yields MAWLKPHRRAVVFILLLVLTGSALSALEPLVLKHIFDQLGAQGAVRAVLLGVTGLVLMGLTREALGSTANWLTWRTRIRVHYSLNEATVTRLHTLPLSFHREEGVGAIMTRLDRGMQGFVGAITELAFNVVPAAAYLLLSVIIMLRLDWRLALLALAFAPLPVLIARRAAPVQTKREQTLMDRWASIYARFNEVLSGIVTVKSCAMEEREKQRFLHGVREANAVVVRGVGYDAVVSGSQNLIVMVARVASVGMGALLVLKGEITTGTLVAFLGYIGGLFGPVQGLSGVYRTLRTASVAMHQVFSILDAQDHLGDAPDAHEVTGVKGEVEFSDIHFAYPSSAGEGRPLLRGVDLKVRPGETVALVGPSGAGKTTLMSLLCRFYDPVRGAVRIDGQDVRSLKQMSLRRHIGVVLQDSLLFNESVRANIAYGRPEASQQEIEAAARAAHADGFIQRLPQGYDTVVGEKGSRLSAGERQRIAIARSLLKDPPILVLDEPTSALDAESEALVQEALGRLMKGRTTFAIAHRLSTVVDADRILVLQEGRIAEEGRHAELMRHGGYYASLVHRQTRGLLPDRPQAMPSSLSA from the coding sequence ATGGCCTGGCTCAAGCCGCACCGCCGCGCCGTCGTCTTCATCCTCCTCCTGGTGCTGACAGGCTCCGCGCTGAGCGCGCTGGAGCCGCTGGTGCTCAAGCACATCTTCGACCAGCTGGGCGCGCAGGGGGCCGTCCGGGCGGTGCTCCTGGGCGTCACGGGCCTGGTGCTCATGGGCCTGACGCGCGAGGCGCTCGGCTCCACGGCGAACTGGCTCACCTGGCGCACGCGCATCCGCGTGCACTACTCGCTCAACGAGGCCACCGTCACGCGCCTGCACACGCTGCCCCTGAGCTTCCACCGCGAGGAGGGCGTGGGCGCCATCATGACCCGGCTCGACCGGGGCATGCAGGGCTTCGTGGGCGCCATCACGGAGCTGGCCTTCAACGTGGTGCCCGCCGCGGCCTACCTGCTGCTCTCCGTCATCATCATGCTCCGGCTGGACTGGCGGCTGGCGCTGCTCGCGCTCGCGTTCGCGCCCCTCCCCGTGCTCATCGCGCGCAGGGCCGCGCCCGTGCAGACGAAGCGCGAGCAGACGCTGATGGACCGCTGGGCCAGCATCTACGCCCGCTTCAACGAGGTGCTCTCCGGCATCGTCACCGTGAAGAGCTGCGCCATGGAGGAGCGCGAGAAGCAGCGCTTCCTGCACGGCGTGCGCGAGGCCAACGCCGTCGTCGTCCGGGGCGTGGGCTACGACGCCGTGGTGAGCGGCAGCCAGAACCTCATCGTGATGGTGGCGCGCGTGGCGTCCGTCGGCATGGGCGCCCTCCTGGTGCTCAAGGGCGAAATCACCACCGGCACGCTGGTGGCGTTCCTGGGCTACATCGGCGGGCTCTTCGGCCCGGTGCAGGGCCTGAGCGGCGTGTACCGCACGCTGCGCACGGCGTCCGTGGCCATGCACCAGGTGTTCTCCATCCTGGACGCGCAGGACCACCTGGGGGACGCCCCGGACGCGCACGAAGTGACGGGCGTGAAGGGCGAGGTGGAGTTCTCCGACATCCACTTCGCCTATCCCTCCAGCGCGGGCGAGGGCCGGCCGCTCCTGCGCGGCGTGGACCTGAAGGTGCGGCCCGGAGAGACCGTCGCCCTCGTGGGGCCCAGCGGCGCGGGCAAGACGACCCTGATGAGCCTCCTGTGCCGCTTCTATGACCCCGTGCGGGGCGCGGTGCGCATCGACGGGCAGGACGTCCGCTCCCTCAAGCAGATGTCGCTGCGCCGCCACATCGGCGTGGTGCTCCAGGACAGCCTGCTCTTCAATGAGAGCGTGCGGGCGAACATCGCCTACGGCCGGCCGGAGGCCTCGCAGCAGGAGATCGAGGCCGCCGCCCGCGCCGCGCACGCGGACGGCTTCATCCAGCGGCTGCCGCAGGGCTACGACACCGTGGTGGGTGAGAAGGGCAGCCGCCTGTCCGCCGGGGAGCGCCAGCGCATCGCCATCGCGCGGTCGCTGCTCAAGGACCCGCCCATCCTCGTGCTGGACGAGCCCACCAGCGCGCTGGACGCGGAGAGCGAGGCGCTGGTGCAGGAGGCGCTGGGCCGCCTGATGAAGGGCCGCACCACCTTCGCCATCGCGCACCGGCTGTCCACGGTGGTGGACGCGGACCGCATCCTGGTCCTCCAGGAGGGCCGCATCGCCGAGGAGGGGCGGCACGCGGAGCTCATGCGCCACGGCGGCTACTACGCGTCGCTCGTACACCGCCAGACGCGCGGGCTGCTGCCCGACCGTCCCCAGGCGATGCCGTCGTCCCTGTCCGCCTGA
- a CDS encoding NAD-dependent epimerase/dehydratase family protein yields the protein MRSGREEGTVVVFGGAGFIGSNVADHCLREGRRVRVFDNVSRPGVERNLRWLRERHGERLRIDVADTRDLPSVRRAVHGASEVFHFAAQVAVTHSLQSPLHDFDVNARGTLHVLEALRGMETPAPLVFTSTNKVYGGLSGLELEVRGQRYAPTDARTLAHGISEACPLDFESPYGCSKGAADQYVLDHARSFGLPTVVFRMSCIYGPRQFGTEDQGWVAHFLLRVLEGKPLTLYGDGMQVRDILFVEDLVRAFRLAQQAMPRIRGRAFNIGGGPGQTVSLLELLALIQRRTGREPRVGFEDWRTGDQRYYVSDTRAFTRATGWMPRVGVEEGVARLGDWLEELRGGRARQARGQGGMLEAIEGQR from the coding sequence ATGAGGTCAGGGCGCGAGGAGGGCACGGTCGTCGTCTTCGGGGGCGCGGGCTTCATCGGCTCCAACGTGGCGGACCACTGCCTGCGGGAGGGGCGCCGCGTGCGCGTGTTCGACAACGTGTCGCGCCCGGGCGTGGAGCGGAACCTGCGCTGGCTGCGCGAGCGCCACGGGGAGCGGCTGCGCATCGACGTGGCGGACACGCGCGACCTGCCCTCGGTGCGGCGGGCGGTGCACGGCGCGAGCGAGGTGTTCCACTTCGCCGCGCAGGTGGCGGTGACGCACAGCCTCCAGTCCCCGCTCCACGACTTCGACGTCAACGCGCGCGGCACGCTCCACGTCCTGGAGGCGCTGCGCGGGATGGAGACGCCCGCGCCGCTGGTGTTCACCTCCACGAACAAGGTGTATGGCGGCCTGTCGGGGCTGGAGCTGGAGGTCCGGGGCCAGCGCTATGCGCCGACGGACGCGCGCACGCTCGCGCATGGCATCAGCGAGGCGTGCCCGCTCGACTTCGAGAGCCCCTACGGGTGCTCAAAGGGGGCGGCGGACCAGTACGTGCTGGACCACGCGCGCAGCTTCGGCCTTCCGACGGTGGTGTTCCGGATGAGCTGCATCTACGGGCCCCGGCAGTTCGGCACGGAGGATCAGGGCTGGGTGGCGCACTTCCTCCTGCGCGTGCTGGAGGGCAAGCCGCTCACGCTCTATGGCGACGGCATGCAGGTGCGCGACATCCTCTTCGTGGAGGACCTGGTGCGCGCCTTCCGGCTGGCGCAGCAGGCCATGCCGCGCATCCGGGGCCGGGCCTTCAACATCGGCGGCGGGCCCGGGCAGACGGTGAGCCTGCTGGAGCTCTTGGCGCTCATCCAGCGCCGCACCGGCCGCGAGCCTCGCGTCGGCTTCGAGGACTGGCGCACGGGGGACCAGCGCTACTACGTCTCCGACACGCGGGCCTTCACGCGCGCCACCGGCTGGATGCCTCGCGTGGGCGTGGAGGAGGGGGTGGCGCGGCTGGGGGACTGGCTGGAGGAGCTGCGGGGTGGACGGGCGCGACAGGCCCGGGGGCAGGGGGGGATGCTTGAAGCCATCGAAGGCCAGCGCTGA
- a CDS encoding glycosyltransferase, with translation MSHGLRIAFFGSSLVSAYWNGAATYYRGLIRALHARGHQVTFYEPDAYGRQEHRDIQDPDWARVVVYANNQGAVDDCLDDAFGADVVVKASGVGTFDAYLEARVPELRRAGTQGVFWDVDAPATLERVMKDARDPFLPLIPRYDHILTYGGGAPVVNAYRELGAKQCVPIYNALDPATHHPVPTDWRFACDLSFLGNRLPDREARVEDFFFKAAEALPRSRMLLGGSGWEGRALPANVVRLGHVYTQDHNAVNCSARAVLNVHRDSMARFGFSPATRVFEAAGAGACLITDAFKGVELFLEPGREVLVARSGEEVAEHLRRLTPEGARRIGQAALQRVLAEHTYAHRAVEVEAALGYRAPSRGGAV, from the coding sequence ATGAGCCATGGCCTCCGCATCGCCTTCTTTGGTTCCAGCCTGGTGTCCGCCTACTGGAACGGCGCGGCCACCTACTACCGGGGCCTCATCCGCGCCCTGCACGCGAGAGGACACCAGGTCACCTTCTACGAGCCGGACGCCTATGGCCGGCAGGAGCACCGCGACATCCAGGACCCGGACTGGGCCCGCGTCGTCGTCTACGCCAACAACCAGGGCGCGGTGGATGACTGCCTGGATGACGCCTTCGGCGCGGACGTGGTGGTGAAGGCCAGCGGCGTGGGCACCTTCGACGCGTACCTGGAGGCGCGCGTGCCGGAGCTGCGCCGCGCCGGCACGCAGGGGGTGTTCTGGGACGTGGACGCGCCCGCCACGCTGGAGCGCGTGATGAAGGACGCCCGCGACCCCTTCCTCCCGCTCATCCCGCGCTACGACCACATCCTCACGTACGGCGGCGGCGCGCCGGTGGTGAACGCGTACCGCGAGCTGGGCGCGAAGCAGTGCGTGCCCATCTACAACGCGTTGGATCCAGCCACGCACCACCCCGTGCCCACGGACTGGCGCTTCGCCTGCGACCTGTCCTTCCTGGGCAACCGGCTGCCGGACCGCGAGGCGCGCGTGGAGGACTTCTTCTTCAAGGCCGCGGAGGCGCTGCCCCGCTCGCGCATGCTCCTGGGCGGCAGCGGCTGGGAGGGCCGCGCCCTGCCCGCCAACGTCGTGCGCCTGGGCCACGTCTACACGCAGGACCACAACGCGGTGAACTGCTCGGCGCGCGCGGTGCTCAATGTCCACCGCGACAGCATGGCGCGCTTCGGCTTCTCCCCGGCCACGCGCGTGTTCGAGGCCGCCGGCGCCGGCGCCTGCCTCATCACCGACGCCTTCAAGGGCGTGGAGCTGTTCCTGGAGCCCGGCCGCGAGGTGCTGGTGGCCCGCTCCGGCGAAGAGGTCGCCGAGCACCTGCGGCGCCTCACCCCGGAGGGCGCCCGGCGCATCGGGCAGGCCGCGCTCCAGCGCGTGCTGGCCGAGCACACGTACGCGCACCGCGCGGTGGAGGTGGAGGCGGCGCTGGGCTACCGCGCGCCTTCGCGGGGAGGGGCGGTGTGA